The genome window ATTAAACTTTTACTTTACAACcgttaataataaaaacaatattaattagAACACCATGTGATGGTCTGACAGTCGAGAGTGTTCACTGTTCAAAATATGGCTTGAATTCTAATCGCATTTGTTGTTCGGGTTTTACCCTATTATTGTAATTTACTAATTCAccaaaaaacattaatttatataattttaattagtgaTATGTTACGGATGAAAACATTAATTTGATGCTAATTATTACTTTTGGTTGGATTAATTGGATTCCTTTAATTTTATAGGTGATCATAATTCATTGATTTTTGGACGTTAGTGCCCCacaattaatacaaatttattttacttaaatatttctactaattaatatcattaaataaaataaatagggtttattttctacaatttttcTATAGTTGTGTAAATCACTCAATGggtactttttcttttaaataataattataaaactttataagTTTAAATACGAAATGACAAagttagtttatatttttttgtcaatttagtccttatttttagctaaatttcACATTCAACCTTTTAAAAGAGTCGGATTTgatataaatctttaaaaaagaGTCGAAttgttttttaatgaaaatatcgACCCAAacgttttgaatttttatgaacttttttaatatatttttaaattatctatcGTTAGGGATCGACCCTTGTAAACAACGAGAAAGAAGGAGTAGAGAAAATTGGGCACACGAATTTACATGGAAAAACTTGTAATggagaaattcaaaataaacccTAACCAGAATACAAAACTCTCTGACTAAAATACAGAATTCCCTTAAAACTTCTCAAGGCCTGATTGAAATGTCTTTGGAATAATCAGAGTTTAACTGGGAAAAGTAACCCTGTTGAAAATACGCAGCTGCTTTGTGACGTCACATGCTTCCTCGTAGGAATGTTACATTTGCTTCGATTCTTATTGCGTCGAGTGCCTGCAAAATGTCTGGAAATGTGAGGCACACTCTACATTTATTAACGTAACATATAAGATTAATAGTATCACGCCAGCATAAACTACATATGAATTGTCACGTGAATTACCATGCCAACATCATTAAAAAACAActattttagtgaaaatttccgttaaaaaatgatttactctttttgaaaaagataataatcaaatttaaatcaaattaacaaaaaatgtgaacattgaagattaaatttattattatcccAATTTGtaatacaatatttataatatatatgcatgtcGACATTGTTAGCCATAAAGCTAATGGTCCCCTCTCGTTAAATGCagcatataaaaaataaataatttcaaccaattttataaattacaatccaagaaaaagttgaaaattttattttattttatttttatctaaacaaaaaaaaagtttttatgtGAACAACTACAaatttcattgattttttttttgtttttatttttttagtaaattacaATAACAGGGTAAAATCCGAACAATCTACGCGACTAGCGTGACTCAAGCCCATTCCACACTTGAGGCGGTAAACACCTTTGACCATAGGCCATCAcatgagattttttttgtttatttatattattactagaaaaataatatcgaataattaaaaaaagatttttatcatattttcaaaattactatttataataataaaaatgttgtgagttactatatttattataaataatggaTTTTCATAATTAGGAAAACGAtgtatttaattacaattaatataataattttaatattcatgTTTAAGATTTCAATactttgatatttgatatttacacaattaatatattaatatatataattaattaaataatttattggaccgataaataatttattaacgtcgtttaaaaatttttaactgTTGTCAACAAAACCCTcagtaattaaattgttaaaaatatataactgtTAATAAGCtgtaaatatgatttttaaagtaCCATCAAAGTTATCAAATTTACTAGGTCCGAGAAAAACAAACTGAAAATCGATGGTTAAATTCCATGGAAGGTCCTTGTATCATGTGTTATTTTTGGATTTAGTCCTTCTATTCTATAACTTGATTAATTTTAGAGgtcaaattgttaattttgttaattaatttgatattttttaacagtttgataaatattattacaatttcctttttttgtctttttaaatgtgtaaaaatattattcaattatacGAGAAATTGTTAATGTGTAAATGCCACGTCATTATATACACATAAATAACTTTAATTAggataaattattataaaattttgttaggtgttaaaattaaattgtaattttatgatggtaaaatgtaattttatcattttaataacttatatctttataattttaaaagattaaatcaaattttcatcatttttagaGGAaggctaaagtgtaattttatttttattaatttaaaattttaaaaattttaaaggacctaaataaaattttctattttaaggcCCCTGCCACCTCCTAAGCCCTGTTGATaaacatattatatttatatttatatttgaataaatttagaaaaagaaactggcatataataaatgttaaacAAAAATCTTTAGTATACAAGTGGAGTTTTTAGACTCTACTAGTAGGGTTAGGAGTTAACAAGtatgaatataataaaatatttaaaaaagagatATATGTCaatattttaaggttaattGTAGAATAAAAACAACaccttatactttttttttgtctacTTTGGTATGTAAACTTGATTGCTAGATCCATTTTGATCCGTGAAATTAACAAATGtagaaatttgataatgtgATACTTCGAGATTATGCCATGTCAtcacttgaaaataaaataatattttaaaattttcatataaaacgTGGCACAGTCTTAGAGTGACACGTATCAAATTTTGATGGATTCCAAGTTGAAGGACTTTAGctaaaaaagcaaaaaagttCAAGGACCAAAGTGGATGTAATGATAAATTTAGGGAGTAgccttattaatttttaaaccatACCAAATCCAACCATTACGGTAAAGTAAAAgctcaaacaatttttttttttccttcatcaATTTGTTTTCCCTCCAAAACgaatagaaaagaagaagaagaagagaaagacaatgaaagagaaaacaaaaaggaagaaagatTATAAATAGTATCGAAAAATCCAGTAAAAAAAGTAGTGAGTGGAAGGGCAAAGAAAGGAACATGAACAACTCCGTAGAATGatgtttcttttactttattataGTGTTAAAGTgaggagaaaaaaaattcagagtTTTAGCAATGGAAATGTTAGGACATCTGTAGACAAAAGTGGgcctctttctctttctttttctctctatcTCTTTTCCCTTTGGCTGTAAATTGTAATCTAAGCAAAtctaaattttgggtttttttttttttttacattccAATATCACTGTCTCTGTCCACGAGAAAAATCCCAAGCTATCCCAATTTTCCCGCTTCTTCTTGGTGTTCTTTGTATCTTTCTTATTAGCTTGGGAGTTAAAGCAGattgatagaaaaaaaaagagggacCATTTTCAAACAGTTTTTGTGAGAGTGAggagttttcttttcttttcttctgtgGAAATGATGGATACCCCAGAGAAGGCCCAGATTAGTTCTTCACTTTCTAAGTTCGAGGTAGTGATTTTCTTCAACTATTTGATCTATTTGGGGGAAGCCCttctttttggttttggtttttctGATGCGCTGCATGTGTTTGGATTTTGGTCTCTGTGAGTGAGTTGATCTTCATCCTTATggattttcaattttgtttcctAAAATTCCATTCTTTTGGTTGATAGTCTTACTGTGTGTGTGTGGGCGGGGGGGGGCGGCGGGGGGCGGGGGTTGAATTGTTTACTTTCATGTGAATTAGATCTCTGGGTGGAATTCAAGTTTTTGACACTGTTTTTTGCCTTCTGATTTctgggtttctttttttttcctgctTTTGGTGTGTTTAATGATAGGGCTTacaattgagtttttttttttaatgatttactcttttttttcttcaactcATCTTTCTAGGCTTCGTTTTTTTAAGTCttcttttatgttaattttttttttctcttggcTCACAGACATTGTACTGAATTCAGTTGAAATTTTTAGTCACTgctttttttgttcttgttcttCCTCAGATTAAGGCCAAAATTGATGTAAACAGTACATTGAAGATCCATTATTTACATCTatgctttgctttgcttttgttttttactCACTGAACTTTTCTTTCAATAATTGTCCATGGCAGAATTGTCTTCTTTTTCCACTGAAagtctctctctttctctctggAAATCATAATTTTGGTCCTGATTTGAACCAATTGTTAGTTTTTTAAAGAGATTTGAAAAGATTTGCTATTGCAGCAGTATAGATTTGTCACTTCCCTGCTATTGTATTCATCTATGTTGCAAAAACCTTTGGATTTCAGATAAGCATTTGGTTTGGGTCAAAAGATGTTTTAAGGGAAATATTTTAGAACTTGATTAATTAAGCTTCTGATAttaattttgtaacatttttttCCCAGGATTCCCCAGTCTTTAACTACATCAACAGCCTTTCCCCCATCAAACCAGTCAAATCCATACATGTTACGCAGACGTTCAACCCGCTTAGCTTCGCATCGCTTCCATCTATTTTCACTTCACCCCATGTCAGCTCTCACAAGGAATCTAGATTCCTGAAAAGGTAATGAACTAGTATTTTATAGAGTCTTGATTGTTTGATTTCATGCCttattcttgttttttttagtCGATACTAACTATTCTTTCTTTGCTGGCATAGCTATACAGATCCATTGAAACCCGAGTCGTCTTCTGCGGATGGGACTAAAGTTAGAACAAATGAGGAGGCGGGTGCGGATGCACAGGAGAATTTTGATCAAGGAGTTTCCCGGGGTGAGACTTCTTTTGAGATGCCTAATGAACCTTCAAGGATTGCAATTGGGCTGCCACAAACTTTAAAGTATGATTGCGGTAGCCCCGACTGTGATGCAACACCTTGTGTTATCAAGACAACTTGTGTCTCAGACACATCTCTCGCAATTGTTCCATTTGTTCAAGAGGCCTCTGAAAAAGGCTTATCTGATGGAGTGGAAATACGGGACACTTTCCAGGTTGAGCAAAAAAGGGATACTATAGGATCTGAGTGGGAGAGTTTGATTTCTGATACATCTGACCTATTGATTTTTAATTCCCCCAATGATTCGGAGGCTTTTAGGGGTGTGATTCAGAAATCTTTGGACCCTGGTGTTCTTATTTCTCAGTTCTCACAAGATGATATCAATGAGGCATGCCAAACTACTGTTGATTTGGACAAGTATAAAGATCAAACTGAAGGAGCCGTAGAGATGAACGAGATGAACCCTGTGAATGAAAGTTTTGAGGACGCTAGTGTGACTAACTTCATATCTGGCAGTCTGACTGATTACATGGAAACTCGCATGTCAGCCCCATATTCTTTTAAGGTAAAAGATGCTGTAATTAACAACATTCGGTGAGCTCAAGTGTAATGAGCAATTTCTTTGGTTGTTTATGCAACAATTCGATATTTTCTCCTGAGAATTAGCATGAAAGTTCTCTCTCTTGATTGGCTTTTACTGACAATGCTTTTATATGTTTCTGCACAGCCCGATTCTAATTTGCATCGTGGGTTCAGGCGGCGCTGTTTAGACTTTGAGATGCTGGCAGCTCGGAGGAAGAACTTAGATGGCGGTTCAACTACCAACTCTTCTACAGATAACAAATTGGTGCCCGGTAAGCCTGACAGTGATTCCCCAAGGTGCATTGTACCCGGAATTGGTTTGCACCTAAATGCTCTTGCAATAGCCTCAAGGGATAACAAGAATATGAAGCTCGAAACTTTATCTTCTGGAACACAAAAGCTAAGTTTCCCTAGCTTGAATTCACCCCGCACAGGCGGTGCAGAAACTGCTTATGAATCTTTGCCTTCAGCCTCAACTGAAAGAGAATCTGATGCTGTTGAAAATGGGGTTCAACTTGCAGAAGATGCTTCTCAGGCATCTGCCTATTTAGTTAATGAAGAGTTCAATCAAAATAGTCCCAAAAAGAAGAGGTATGAGAACTTGACAGTAAGTAGTTGAATGGagtatttgtttttgttttgttcatcATTATTTTACGGATTTTCAGAAGGAGATTAGAGCAAGCTGGAGAGGGTGAGTCCTGTAAACGATGCAACTGCAAGAAGTCAAAGTGTCTGAAACTGTAAGTTCCTCTAGCTTTGCTTTAAGTATACAACACGCTTCTTCGTATTCCGCTTACCTCTGTGATCTTACTGGGGtgttttggatttttaattGATGTACTCATTTGACATTGTAACCTTCATTTTCAGCTACTGCGAATGCTTTGCTGCCGGTGTATACTGCATCGAACCGTGTTCGTGTCAAGACTGCTTTAATAAGCCTATCCATGAAGATACTGTACTTGCAACACGCAAGCAAATTGAGTCTCGAAACCCACTTGCATTTGCTCCCAAAGTGATCAGGACCTCTGATTCAGTACCTGAAGTCAGGGTACATAATAACTCTGACACTTCCCTATCTAGTTGGTTAACCACAAGTTGCTATATATAATGCCATTTATTCTTGCAGGATGACTTGATCACAACACCATCTTCAGCTCGACATAAACGAGGATGCAACTGCAAGAAATCAAATTGCCTGAAGAAATATTGTGAATGCTTTCAGGTTTTCCGCAGAAAAACCTCTCTGCTTATGTTGTTATGTTGTCCTACATAAACTGATTTAGAACTCGTTTTTTGTCGTCTTCAAGGGCGGTGTTGGATGTTCCATCAACTGCAGATGTGAAGGGTGTAAGAATGCATTCGGTCGGAAGGATGGTAAGTGTGTGCCTTTAGCTTGCATGATTATTGAAtctatttaaagttttattattgaCCGTTCGACATTATTCAAGTTCTTATTCACTTGATTGCTTTGAAACGCAGGATCTGCTATCGTGGAAACCGACGGGGAGCCAGGAGAAGAAGAAATGGATCCTTCTGAAAAGAATGCACTGGACAAAAACTTCGAAAAGCCCGACATCTTAAATAATGAAGAGCAAAATCCAGCTTCTGCTCTCCCAAcaactccactacaactttgcAGGTTCCTTCCTTGAACTTTTTCAAGTTGTTTCAATGATAAAATCGATATCCATTGTTGctataaattcaataatatttctCTGCGCAGACCTTTGGTCCAACTGCCATTTTCATCGAAAAGCAAACCGCCACGGTCCTTCATTGCCATCGGATCATCTTCCGCACTGTATACTGGCCAAAGATATGGTAAGCCTAGCATCATTCGACCTCAAAACATTATCGAAAAGCATTTCCAAACTATTGCTGAAGATGAAACGCCCGAGATTCTACGAGGCAATTCGTCTCCTGGAACTGGGATTAAGACTTCATCCCCTAACAGTAAGAGGATCTCTCCTCCTCAATGCGAGTTAGGGTCAACCCCTGGTGGTCGGAGTGGCCGGAAGTTAATATTGCAGTCAATACCCTCATTTCCTTCCCTTACTCCTAAGCATTAAAAATGGGAACTTTCCAGTTTCCACAAAGTTCAGatgaaattctttaaaaatcatTGTATGTTAGAGAGGCATTTGCAGTTAGGCTGTATCTGTGTAATAAACTTATTACATCTTTGCTTCCATAATGTTCAACTTCTCCTTGTATAATATGGAATGTTGcatctttattttaatgtccaacctcaattttgtaaatttcattattgttcTTAACTCCTCTCTTTTATTATCCTTGTTgggaaattattattttttggctAAAGagtcaatcaaattaaaatttgattttggtcTCTTTGATTATCTCTaatcaaattaacaaattaataatacatTACACTCTTAAAAGAGATAAATTGAGCTTTTAAGATGACATTATTCTTAAAAGAGATACAAATTGAGCTTTAAAGATGACATTGTTTAAAAgtatatttcataataataattttatatttacattagtAAAATTGTTTAACCCACTACCACTTCAAAAAATTTGTTTCAGCActctgaaaaataattttatggaCTCTTCCTACCATATAATCTAtggttctttttaattatttaataatatttcaacaGATTTTTCCATAtcattgatacataattttggtaattttttttttaccttgaaCTCTGAACTCGAAACCTGAACCCGAACTCAAGTTTAAgattgggtttagggtttaaggttcgGGTTTAAGATTTGAGGTTTCCAGATCGAGATTTTGGGTTCTAAATTTGGAGTTCGAGATTCAAGATTCGAGGTTTAAGAtaaaaagattatcaaatttatgtattaatgacatggaaaaaattaataaaatattataaaataattgaaaagaaacCATAAATAATATAGTGGAAAGGGTAGATATCCTAAtcctataataaaaaatatgaacatatcAAAATCTGTTGAAATTTTACGTCTATAAGTTTAACACAC of Gossypium raimondii isolate GPD5lz chromosome 3, ASM2569854v1, whole genome shotgun sequence contains these proteins:
- the LOC105796674 gene encoding protein tesmin/TSO1-like CXC 2 codes for the protein MMDTPEKAQISSSLSKFEDSPVFNYINSLSPIKPVKSIHVTQTFNPLSFASLPSIFTSPHVSSHKESRFLKSYTDPLKPESSSADGTKVRTNEEAGADAQENFDQGVSRGETSFEMPNEPSRIAIGLPQTLKYDCGSPDCDATPCVIKTTCVSDTSLAIVPFVQEASEKGLSDGVEIRDTFQVEQKRDTIGSEWESLISDTSDLLIFNSPNDSEAFRGVIQKSLDPGVLISQFSQDDINEACQTTVDLDKYKDQTEGAVEMNEMNPVNESFEDASVTNFISGSLTDYMETRMSAPYSFKPDSNLHRGFRRRCLDFEMLAARRKNLDGGSTTNSSTDNKLVPGKPDSDSPRCIVPGIGLHLNALAIASRDNKNMKLETLSSGTQKLSFPSLNSPRTGGAETAYESLPSASTERESDAVENGVQLAEDASQASAYLVNEEFNQNSPKKKRRRLEQAGEGESCKRCNCKKSKCLKLYCECFAAGVYCIEPCSCQDCFNKPIHEDTVLATRKQIESRNPLAFAPKVIRTSDSVPEVRDDLITTPSSARHKRGCNCKKSNCLKKYCECFQGGVGCSINCRCEGCKNAFGRKDGSAIVETDGEPGEEEMDPSEKNALDKNFEKPDILNNEEQNPASALPTTPLQLCRPLVQLPFSSKSKPPRSFIAIGSSSALYTGQRYGKPSIIRPQNIIEKHFQTIAEDETPEILRGNSSPGTGIKTSSPNSKRISPPQCELGSTPGGRSGRKLILQSIPSFPSLTPKH